DNA sequence from the Pungitius pungitius chromosome 16, fPunPun2.1, whole genome shotgun sequence genome:
AGATAAAGAGATATTCAGCAAAGAATTGAACATTGACAGAGTGATGCAGGAACAAATGTCTGTGTGGAATAGCTGTCTGCTAGTTTGAAGTATCAGGAGCACACAATGAACAAAAGCTCTGTCTGAACTAGCGTGAGTGTAGTTCAACATTCACAGCGCTTTGTGATTATGAAAAGTTATATCCCTGTGTTCTCACTACGGGAAAATATTGTGAATTTTGCTTGTTTACAGAAGTGGGGCGGCTGGgccgctcctcctctgctgctggagtGAGACAGGTGGGTGGAGGAGACGTCCAGAGACAGAGCAGCCTCCCAGCGCGAGAAGCCCTGAATCAGGTTAATATATAGCACCCAGCCGTATAACTTTAGACTCTTATTAACTTTGTTCACCATAAATTTGTGACAAATGAATATGGGTCTAATTATTACTCTCCTTCCTGCTGGAGACAGTGCTTCTGCCAATCTATTTATAGCTAGTAGATATGCCCACTGAGCAGAATAAGCCTCTGGCCTAACTCAAAAGAATGAGAGATGCAAAGGTATATTACGTAGGCTGATTCGTAATTAGAAAACGTGAGGATAAGAGAAAATGCTGTCCTGTGTGTTGGAGTGATGAGCTGCAGTCTTCTAGCAGCACATTTTGCCCAGATTCCAGCTGCATAGCAAGTGCTGACGCAGTTTGAGTGTGCTGCAGCGCCTGCCTTCATGCGGCTGGTTGACCCTCCCTCCGCCCGTAATAGATGAAGCAGCGCTGCATCCTCGTGGCTTCTAGAGAAACTGCACCTTTATTCTACATGTAGTAGAATTGGTTGCACTGCAGACATCACTGCAGTAAAAATGCACGTTAAATAGTAAATACTATACCATGAAAAGAAATACTATATTAATTCATCTACATTTTTCCATTGCTTTCAGCTGCATGGTCTGGCCCAGCCTCAAGTGCCCTGCAGCCCCAGCAGTCCCAGTGTGtctcggcagcagcagcagcttcagctccaccagcagcagctgcagttaaagcagcagctccagcagcttcagcaaCAGCACCACCTGCAGTTGCAGTTCCAGCAGCTCGCCCAGCTGGCACAGGGACAGCCTGCTGTCAGCGGGGGCACCACCCTGTCCGCAACGCAGAGCCAGAGAGACGGTAAGCTGCTGGAAGTCATTGAGCGTAAACGCTGCCTGTGCAAAGAGATCAAGGCCCACAGGCGCCCTGACAAAAGCCTGTGCAAGCAGGACAGCATGCCCATCCTCCCCAGCTGGAGACGGACGCCTGAGCCTCGTAAGACTGGCACGCCACCCTGCCAGAGGCCGCAGGCCGTCGTGTGGGACACAGCTATCTGAGGTGGGAAGGCAGGCCTGCGAGTACAGGACTGAGGGTGAGAGGAGATGGAGCGAAGATGGTTGAACAATTGATAAGAGAGAAGAGTAAAAGGGGATCAGTAACAACCACGGATGAACGAGAGAGGTTTGCTGTCGTCGTGGGAGCAGCTGATCCTCGACATTAATTGAGGATAACTGGAAACCCTGAactcatttggtaaaaaataaatgaaaaataaacacaaaaaaaagacttttaaaAGAGGTGAAAAAAGGAGGTATTACAATAAGACAAAATGAATCTCTTAGCCGGGTGATTTCTACTTGCTCTGTACTATGTCCTTCTCAATGTGTTCTAATTGCCAATGATTTGTCTTGCCACGAAACACCAGTATTGCCACAAAATGAAGACGCCGTCATAAAAATGGGTGGGATGTTTATTGTCAAATTGATATTGCCAAATTTCCTCATGACTACTTAGGATATTAAGGGATCATAtattttctccaaaaaaaaggtTGCCCAACTTGCATAGAAACTACTTTACAGATGAGAAGAGACAGGACTCGTTGATAAGTTATTGAAGTGTTTCTTGAAATCGTGAATGCTTATGAAATGTCTTGGTATCAATAGATTGTCATTGTGGATGCAAATAATCATCACTGAGGAGTAAAAGCTACCTACTGTATCTGTTTGCATATTTGTAATGTAAATCTATTTACTTTCTCAACGTTTCTGCAATTTTATAGCAATATGCTCCGGACGCTGGAGCAACATAATTAAAAACTTGTGTCAACTAGCCTAACATACATATCCAAGACTTGAATAAGTCATATTTACTGTGTCAGTCTCTGCATGTCATAATAGACATACAGCATTGTAAAATAATATGTGTAGAGATGATCATGTCAGACTTTTACATACAGCAGTTCTTCACTATGATAACACGTGGTTGTGTAAAAAGTTGAATACGTCACTTGGGGGTATATCGTTAGAAAAGGCGGTGCAGTCTGGCCAAATATAGACCCAGATCAATGGTACAAAACGTCATCACCCATGCTTGTCCACAGTTGCACATTAGTGATCGTTCcaccacacagaaaaacaagcaaTGACACCCATCAACACAGACTGTACAATATGGTGCAACTGATAAGACTGTGAGTATTGATCACCTCAAACAGAATGCTGGAACAATCTGCACAAAACATGGTATACGCTTAGGAGAAATTAAACCCTAATGTATTGTAAATAGATATGTACAACTGTATTGAAAATGTAGCAATTATTTCCATTATCATACTAATCAATACATATTATGtagcatatactgtataaacATAACTTTGTTCACTTGTTTTTTCTAAAAGAATTAAGTACTTTATCTGCTGCAGCCAGTCCATGCATTACTTATAGTTCGACTAATAAACAGTAAGCCCACTAAAGAAAGGAATGGTCCAACAgttgttcatttaaatgtatgcaAGACTCCCTTTAAGCTGtgctattgttttatttaaacccCTTTTTTCTAcactcatttttatttgtgtacaGATTTCAACAGCTCGTTGTCTTGACATTTTGAATACTTTGCTGCTATCTTGAACTACTGGTGTTGTTCATTCAACTAATGACAAACATTATTAATATAGTGGTTATTGttacatatttgttttatttctgaaaGCCACGTGAAATGAAGTTTGTACCTTGAAGAGTGAGCCCTTCTGTAATAGTATTAAGACACTTGAATGTCTCTTGGTTGTTGTCGTTTTATGATAGTTAGCACCAAGCTGTACAGTACACCCAGTGAAAAGAAGACCTATCTACATGTTTGAGAGTCACTGATTGgccttttgttttaattcccACCTGCTTGTGTTTTAGGGTCCAGGTATTTCATGCTTACTGAGtccattttcaaacaaacacaggtcaGGGAGAAGGAAAATGGGCAAGTGCAATGCATGCAGAGATTTCTTACACTAAAAATGTCCCAATGGTACTGAGTAATGTCAATTCAATCAACTTACTATGATTCCTTTTCACAGACTGATATGGAACCCTAGGTATCATTTCCAAAGTAGTTTTCAGAAACTgttggttttgtgtgtcttcTAAAACAGTGGCCATTATATCAGCGCCATACTATATTGATATGGTAAGATACGGTGTACCTTGGAAATCACTGTAGTGCTATATTTGCATTGATATATtgtcattaaaaatacattttatataatgAACTTTACACAACTAACAGGATTTGTGCATGTTTTCATGGCTTGTGATGTTTTATGGTGGGGAAGTGGACAATTAGGTCCTACTGCACTTCTGCAGCAAGGGCTGCACCACCTTCTGTGTCCATGTGATGGCGCTACTTCCACTCTGCTGCTGGTGTGTCTACACGAGCAACACTACAGTCACTGGTCCACTAAAGCCAGGGGTGTCCAAACTTTTTGTCCCGAGGGCcatatacagaaaaatatacaaAGGACTGGCCCACTCACTAGATGTGAGGTATACTGCCTCACTTCTTATGCACTAATATTGGAAAAATCTATCAAATGCAGGAAAATTACTTTTGATAATTGAACatgtttttgtagattttcaagGTTGGCAGGTTATTATCTCAGTGAGTCTCAGATTGGATCTTAGGGTGCTGATCCCCCTTCATTGTCCTGTTTGAAGAGACAAGAAGAGAAATAGGTGATGTGGATATTTCAAGCttaatacacaaataaatgattgGGATTGTTAACACATTAACTAACGTTTACTTAATAAATTCAGTCAATTAAATAATTGGGATTATTGACAAATGaaaactgtgtgtttttatttgagcaCGTTAGTGTTGCACTTGCTTTGGTCCGAAGGTTAGGAGTCAGTTTGGTGGTTGAGATGCGAAGGACGTCACGGAGATGCTGTCGGTCTTTCTGGTCCTCAGTCTGCTTTTGTTCAGCGTTAACACAGAGAATGTCTGTGCACAGATGTTGAGCCCAACAGACTCATCATTGTTTTGCGTGGCGTCTCATCGGAGATATTTTCCAAGCTGCAGTAGAAGTAACAAAGGGAGAGAAGCGGATGCGGATTCCTCGTCATCGCACTATATTTCGATCAGTTCTAATTGCAGAATCTCCTCCACAATACAGTGGATATAGTCGCTAATGAAACTCTGGACACGCGTTCTTCTTATGGTTTTATTATGAACcaggaaaacaaacagaactccAACAACTTcaacccacccccccaaacATCACATTCCCATAGGCGGCACTAAGATGATTGACATCACATCATGAGCCCTTCGTTGACCTTATAATCTCAGTAAATGTGAaacctcgctcacagaacatgtcagttcGTTACAATATTTGTTTAGACTTTGATGCGGgccaataaaaaatgaatggcGGGACGCAGTTGGCACGTGGGCCGTAGTTTGGACACCACGGACTAAAGCAGACCTCTCACTGCCTCCATAGTTTGAATTCAGTAGTTTTTTGGCTTTATCTTCAGTTAAATGTAGCCTTCAACCCGTGTTACCTGTAGCTCGCAATTCGCAACCAATGTAAaaaattaatacaaataaaaatagtaTGCTGGTCAGGTTGAAGTTTATACTTTAATCGTTTTCACAGTTGACATATCTCAAAGGTATGTTTATTCTGACGAGATTAATCCGTAAATTACCCCCCtgcattataatataatatgaaaaatattaattaaacGCAACAAAGGGACTACGATTTATGACTGGAAACCACTAGGTTCCTTTAGAAATATCCGAGGAATATAATGTTGGGTTTTATTTGAGGTACGTGATGACGGGGGCCCTGAACGCCAATGAGAAGACGCCCTTCAGACAGCCCACGATTCGCTGTACAGGTCATCTTCCATGCGTTGGGCCAACGATCAGGGGAGATGCGGTGCAGATGATTGGCTGAGGCGGGAGAAGGAGGCGGGACCTTCTGCGCcggggatggggatgggggatggggggggggggggttgagagaggCGGAAGGAGTGCTTTACCGCAGTATCACTAGACTTCTGCACCACTCATCAAAACTCTGCGGCATGCAGCGAAGGGCTGGGGGGAGGGCAGATATCAGGTCTACGCCAGTGAGCAGGAACGCGACATCGTTATTTCACTAGCCTTCTTTCTCGGACCACATCGTCTAAAGAAGTGTTCATACTTCAGTAGATCCGTCTAATTACCTCCTTTAATCCCATACCtgcagatctctctctctctctctctctctctccctctctgctccactGCTTGGCCAATTGTTCCCATCCGCAGCGCGGCGCGTTTACTTGAATTTAGGGGTTCGAACTTGTatgacaaaatgtcaaaagatGCAGAGAAAAGCACGTGGAAGGAGTATATATGGAATCCGAGGACGAGGGAGTTCCTGGGCAGGACGGCTAGCAGCTGGGGTGAGTACAGTGCAGCTACAGCAATGCAGCAAACACGGCTCTGGAACCGGTCTCGGCCGCTGGCTCTTAAGCCTTCCCCAAAGCTTCACGGCAGGATTTTGAAAGGGTGCAACTGTAATATCAATTTCACAAAACAATCAAGCGGTTGCTGTGCCGCTGTGGTGAGTGCAGCTGTCGCCGTCCACTTTAGTCCGGCgctgaaatgaaatatgaatgCGGTATTGTGGAAGCcaagggaggaaggagacgaAAAAATcccttatttattaaataatccaCGGCACTGGTTTCTCTGCGCAATGCACCCAGCATAAGGGTGGCGGCATATGgtcttattttacatttcaattaGCCAGACTGCTGCAACACTGCTGAGACAGGTTCTGTTACAAAGCGCATATCATCAGCTTCTTTCGTTGGAAGCGATGAGAAGGCTTTAGCGAGCGTTGACAtgacttctccttttttttttcgcctCGGAGACAGGCTGCTGGGGTTAACTATAAATAGGTGTGTGGGCCTGCAGCTCTATTTTATGAGGATTCACCATGATGTCATTCATTTTCAgggctttgcccccccccctgagattATAAGGAAGACCCAATCCCAGCCTATCGGTAAAACAGGAGCATTGCCACCTGCTGTCCCACTTTCCGCCATACGACCAGCCTGCAAGGACCTCAAAGATTCATGAAATGATAGGGCGCATATGGCTTTGTTCTAATGACATTGGAGCGATTTAATCTGGGTAAAGCCGTGGGCCAAAAGCTATTTGTATCACCTCCAACCCAGCCCCTACCAGTGAGTGTAAATCAGTGAGGGATTTAATCCTAATCTAATGACTTCATTGGCTGATGGGGGGAAGTATCAATGCAGAGGGTAAGATCTAGGAAAGCAAACCACTTTCAGGAATTCAGCATATTTTTGGTTATCTCAAGACGGAGGGAATTTTCTCAGTGACGTTGCATCTTTGTGTTTGTAACAATTCTGAAAGAGATTATAGGTGCCACGGTGGGGATCGTTGACCACAGCTCCCTTTTCTTGAATCCTTGTTAATCCAGCTCATTGCGTCCCAGGTGCTTTGAGGTCCTGGTGGCCTTTTTAAGCTGTGCTCTCTGCGGCCTGTTTATTAGGCTATTTCTGTGGTCAGCCACTACATGCAGGTCTGCTAAACTCACCTTAGCACTTTCCCATTGTCCTCATGAGACATGCATTGTGCTTACTCTACCACCAGGTCCACTTTTTGgaccgtacacacacacaaaatcaggtTGCCGTTCtcttttaaaaagcaaattTTGTTGTTCACATGTGCAGATCCTTAGATCAAAGGCTTCTTTGAGGATGACGCGCAGAACACTTGCTTGTGTGTTCGGCTTTGTGTAAAGAGATGCAAAGATATGGAAATAGCCTCGATAAAACAGAACGCTCCTGCCATTCTAATGTTATCCTGCCACCAGCCTACACCAGGCAACCATCTTCAAACAACTACCCCTACTTAAAATCAAACTGCACGATAGTAAATGATAGTAAATACATGATTTGACAATAAAAGATCCGCAGTGCATAGCTGTTTATTCTTTCTCCAGAACACgtcattttagttgtttttgatCACAAATTTACAAATCAGCCTGTCCTCCTTATTAATTCTGAAAGAATAGAGAAACCTCCTGCTATTATTGTTGAATAAAGAATGGGATGCTAAACCATCCCCACCTGGTCTTTTGTATGTCGCTTTCAACTGCCGTCAAACAAGGAAAGGGTGAAAGAGAGATGCTTCGCTTGTCCATCATCGGCATGGAGCGAGTGGGCGGACTGTGAACCTAACACCCTCCTTGCCAGGGGGAAAGCCACTCTGCCAGCACGGATGAACCCATATGCACGTGGTCACATCCAGTCTCCCCTGGGTGGGGTCATATTTGCGGCTTGCACCACTTCCCCTCTGGGTGACATAGAAAAACACTTTAACGTTTTGTTTTCTCACATCTTGTCTCCGATGCTTCTCTCGTTGTAGTGCCTCTGGCTCGGTCCGGGGCTTTGAGGGCTGactctttaaatatttaatgactCATCTTGGGTCTTTTCCATTCAACAGATATTTCACTCGGCCTTTCAATCATTTTACCTCCGATAACAATGACTCTGGTACAGttagatgaaaaagaaaaacacacacgcaagctATAAACCATCAAGATACCCCTCTGTAATTCCCAGAGTGGAGCAGCCTCCTCTTGACATTTTGTGGTGGTTTCCTGTGGGCCTTAATGTGTGGGGAGGCAGCTGCAGCAAGAGCGCTCCACTCCGGGGGGCCACGGCGAAGGCCTCAGGTGTCACAGAAAAGGGCAACTTATGTCCTTCTGCTCTCGATGTATGCAAGAACGTCTGAATGTCATCTAACCTCTGTGCTTTAAATATAATACAGCTGTGACAGTGGTACAATATTACAGATGATTACATTTGATTTGGTGATGAAACAAGTCAGTTCATGAGAAGCCGTCATTTTGATATGGAGCTCCTTAAATGTCATGCAAATGTATTGTCCTTCAGCTTCCAACTTTTAATGGGGAAAAACAAGGAATCAGGAGATGTTTTGCCATTTTTTGGCAGCCATTAATAATGATACGTTGTTCAATTGCAGGCCATGTAACATTATCACCTTGGTCTTTTTACAATGTTGTTGAAATAGGTCTAGTCAATGATAGCCTGTAATCTCCTGACCCTGATGCCCGGTCTCCAGGAGGTCCTTGTTCTCCCTCCTCTTATATCCCCCTCTGTTATcagtccccgtcccccccctaTGGACGGGGAATCGCTTGAGATTCAGAGACCAGCCTTTCAATCTTGGTTTAATGGATGCATGATTTTGAGCAATTACTTAATCAGTTTGAATTAATTTTAGACCATATTGTGCAGTTATATTTTACGTATGTAAAGGACGgttctttgtgtgtgagagagaaagaaagagagaggcagatgGTTTAATAGTTTAATGAGGATTAACTGGCCTCCCGTGAACACTATTGGTCCGAAAGTGACCACACAGAGACCGCACTGCAGCTACATTTAATTGTAATGAACTGATTCCATTACCTACATAGATTATTCCTACTAAAATGTGCATCACAGTAATTATGAAATGACTGCATACAAAACTGCAGATGGAGCTAATTTAGCCTTCATGGATTAATCAAAAAGCTTTCATGGTAATGCACCGCTACCAGCGcaaagtgcattgtgggataaaatatttttttgaaagtgtcagtgaataataaaatatagaaaGCTGTCAATGTATtgtataatatgtatttattgaaataaaaaaatattttcatcatttataTCATTTGCATAATTTAGCTTTTCTAAATAGGCCTTCCTATCTCCTTTTGAATGGAATACAAGTTTCATTGTACAGAAGGAACACCGTCTATTGAGCTGAATACATTATCTATGATAATACTTACTGATATTGCTCCCAActtctctctgtctgcaggtcTTATTCTTCTCTTCTATGTAGTTTTCTACATCTTCCTTGCCGGCTTGTTTGCACTCACCATGTATGTCATGCTGCAGACTTTGGACGACCACAAACCAACCTGGCAAGACAGGCTCTCCACTCCAGGTGCAGTAGCTAACAATACAAATTGTGCAGACACAGGTCAAAGCCTGTGCGGCGCAGTgtcgtgaacccccccccccccccccggttgtcTCTCTTGTACAGGCATGGTGATTAGACCCAAAGCAGATGAGACCTATGAGATTGTCTATGACATCCAGAGCACTGAGACCTGGGACATGTACGCTCAGGCCCTGGACAAATTCCTGATACGTAAGTCTGGCTCTCGGCATCTCGTACAGTGACTCAAAAAGCTTACCGCTGTGGATTATCCTgcaatctaaaataaatagttttacatAATAAGAGACAAGAGTAGGAGATTGTTTCTTACCATTGTTTCATTTGAGTCGTAAGCCCTTACAAACAATATGTGTATACTCCCTGCACCTGCAGCCTACAACAACTCTGTCCAGGCTGAGAAGAATAACGAGTGCACGCCAGACCAGTacttcctgcaggaggacagcggcgaTGTGAAGAACAACCCGAAGCGCTCCTGTCAGTTCAACCGCACCATTCTGGAGGACTGCTCTGGAATCAATGATCGTTACTATGGATACCAGAAGGGCCAGCCATGTATCATCATCAAGCTGAATCGGGTATGAAAGAGAACGAACGAAGGAAGGAAAAGGGATGGTGTTGCTAGGCGACACTGAGTGACTGAGATAATGAAAGTGGTTGCAAATAACTATATCCCAGACTGAAAAGTCAGCATGAAGACAACACTCCCTTGGTTACtgcatttattattaattttttggcatattttcaaaatgtatttcctaTTCCCTTTTGTTTAACATGTGAATAGTGCTGGACTCatgct
Encoded proteins:
- the atp1b2b gene encoding sodium/potassium-transporting ATPase subunit beta-2b, which produces MSKDAEKSTWKEYIWNPRTREFLGRTASSWGLILLFYVVFYIFLAGLFALTMYVMLQTLDDHKPTWQDRLSTPGMVIRPKADETYEIVYDIQSTETWDMYAQALDKFLIPYNNSVQAEKNNECTPDQYFLQEDSGDVKNNPKRSCQFNRTILEDCSGINDRYYGYQKGQPCIIIKLNRVIGMLPGVNGQAPFVTCAAKKEDSDKIGEMMYFPENGTFNLMYYPYYGKKAQVNYSQPLVAVKFLNITTNEDVNVECKINANNIPIGSERDKFAGRVSFKLRINTI